Within the Nitrospira sp. genome, the region ATCCCATACATAGATGTGTGTGGTTCTCTGTCCCAGATGCGGGTAGAGACTGCGCGGCTCCTGGGTGGGATCGATAGCCGTGCACGTGCCGTCGCCGCCCAGGATACCGTAATCGAAGACGCCTGGGGTGACTTCACACACGGTGACATGCGGGTTTTCATACCCTAAGTGATAGTGATCCTCCCCGATCGGACGCACCACCGCGTGCAACAACCCATTGCATGCCTGGAACCACCAGGGCACCGAAGCGAACGTCGTTTTGGCCGCATCCGGCAACAAGGCGAGGGCGTCGTGATCGCTGAAGTCGACGACGCAATTTGACGAGGCAGTCGGTCGCTCGGGGGCCTTCAAGACCGAAGCGGGCGGAACATATGGGCGCTCCGATTCCAACCGAATCGCCGCAACCGGATTGGGCGGAGCGGAAAGCGCGGGCGTGGCCAGGATGGTGCCGGCTTGGTCGACCGGTCGAATGCTCCGATCGGGCCCGGCCATCAAGGTCATCGACTTCGGGTGCTCCACCGAGGCACACCCCGATAGCATCACGGCCAGGACGAGAAGCGTTGGTCGCAGCATGGCAGCCTCCAGTGATATGGATTCATGAGAGCCTGTAGGGACAGATTCTTAGCATACTTCCATGGCTCGCTCCACATAGCGGCATAACGGTCACAAACCGGCGGAATCGAGGTAGGCGCTTGCCTCGGAAACACGGCGGTGGTACAGATGTGGCCGCTCTAAATCGATGAAACGAGACCGATTGGAGGAGGAGACGCCATGAATTTGGAAGGGAAGAAAGCGCCGCCGTTCACGTTGGAAGGCAACGACGGCCAGGAACACTCTCTGGCCGACTACAAGGGCAAGACCGTGGTGATGTATTTCTATCCGAAGGACAACACACCCGGCTGCACGAAGGAAGCGTGCGGATTTCGCGACTTGAACGCCAAGATGAAAAAGAGCGACGTCGTCGTGCTCGGCGTGAGCAAGGACAGCATCTCATCACACAATGGCTTCGCTGAAAAATACAAGCTGCCCTTCGTGCTTCTCTCCGACCCTGACGCCGCGATGATGAAAAAGTATGGCGCCTTCGGCAAGAAGGTCATGTACGGGAAGGAGGTCCAGGGTACGATCCGCTCGACCGTCATCATCGGCCCCAAAGGCGACGTGCTCAAGCAGTGGCGAACCGTGAAAAAAGCCGAACTGCATCCCGAAGAGGTCTGGGAATTTCTGAAGAGCAACATCTGAGGGAGGTTAGTTCATGCTCGCAAGAAATGCCGACCGTCCCGTGTCCACTAAAGGGCCTGTCCTACCCCGCAGACCTCGGTCCTGAAGAGCGGCCTCGGCAGCGCGCCCTGCGCACAGCGGCGGCTGTTCTCTTTTAGGCAGCCTGAATGCAATTTGCGACAGGGGCTCACACTTGCGCATGCGTCCGA harbors:
- the prx-4 gene encoding peroxiredoxin, with amino-acid sequence MNLEGKKAPPFTLEGNDGQEHSLADYKGKTVVMYFYPKDNTPGCTKEACGFRDLNAKMKKSDVVVLGVSKDSISSHNGFAEKYKLPFVLLSDPDAAMMKKYGAFGKKVMYGKEVQGTIRSTVIIGPKGDVLKQWRTVKKAELHPEEVWEFLKSNI